Proteins from a single region of Ailuropoda melanoleuca isolate Jingjing chromosome 15, ASM200744v2, whole genome shotgun sequence:
- the METRNL gene encoding meteorin-like protein gives MRGHVAAPPWEWPLQQGRGGSSLHVGEGLQKPAREWVDVPQAGARVGWRALADACPLRSGLAHEAHRKEVEQVYLRCSAGSVEWMYPTGALVVNVRPNTFPPSRHLTLCIKPLRDSSGANIYLEKTGELKLLVRDGDRGPGQVLCFGFEHGGLFVEAAPQQDISRRTTGFQYELTSRHAGSDLHALSAPCRPCSDAEVLLAVCTSDFVVRGSIQNVTHAPEQQESAIHLHVSRLYRQKSRVFRPAPEGGGWRGRVTTLLECGVRPGRGEFLFTGHMHFGEARLGCAPRFKDFQRTYRDAEERGLNPCEMGTE, from the exons ATGCGAGGCCATGTGGCTGCCCCTCCGTGGGAATGGCCCCTGCAGCAGGGCCGAGGTGGGAGCAGCCTGCATGTGGGTGAGGGGCTGCAAAAGCCAGCACGTGAGTGGGTGGATGTCCCCCAGGCGGGGGCGCGTGTGGGGTGGCGGGCCCTGGCTGACGCGTGTCCCCTCCGCAGCGGGCTGGCGCACGAGGCCCACAGGAAGGAGGTGGAGCAGGTGTACCTGCGATGTTCCGCGGGCTCCGTGGAGTGGATGTACCCGACTGGGGCACTCGTCGTCAACGTGCGGCCCAACACCTTCCCGCCGTCTCGACACCTGACTCTCTGCATCAAGCCCCTCAGGGACTCCTCGGGGGccaatatttatttggaaaaaactGGAGAACTGAAGCTGCTGGTGCGGGACGGGGACCGCGGGCCTGGCCAGGTGCTCTGCTTTGGCTTCGAGCACGGTGGCCTTTTCGTGGAGGCTGCGCCCCAGCAGGACATCAGCAGGAGGACCACGGGCTTCCAGTACGAGCTGACCAGCCGGCACGCGGGGTCGGACCTGCATGCTCTGTCAG CCCCGTGCCGCCCTTGCAGTGACGCAGAAGTGCTGCTGGCGGTCTGCACCAGCGACTTCG TCGTCCGAGGCTCCATCCAGAACGTCACCCACGCACCAGAGCAGCAGGAGTCCGCCATCCACCTGCACGTGAGCCGGCTTTACCGGCAGAAGAGCAGGGTCTTCCGGCCGGCCCCAGAGGGCGGCGGCTGGCGGGGGCGCGTTACCACGCTGCTGGAGTGCGGTGTGAGGCCTGGGCGTGGTGAGTTTCTCTTCACCGGCCACATGCACTTTGGGGAGGCCCGGCTTGGCTGTGCCCCACGCTTCAAGGACTTCCAGAGGACGTACAGGGACGCCGAGGAGAGGGGCCTGAACCCCTGCGAGATGGGCACAGAGTGA